Within Lytechinus variegatus isolate NC3 chromosome 15, Lvar_3.0, whole genome shotgun sequence, the genomic segment acttttttgcCCAGGGCCTTTTGATTTCCAATTAGAATTGCACTTTTATTGCTTTCTTCAAAGATACCATGCAGTAAACATGAAAATGGGAGTTCTTGTGGAAGTGTTTTCGCCAGATTCTCTAAAAGGGAGAGGTGTGAGAGCAGTTTCAAGTATTAAAGCAGGAACATGTGTGTTAGAAGATGAACCCTATGTGTATATTTTGAATGAAGAACAATTGCAGTTAAGATGTGGCCACTGTTTACGTGCATTATCCATCGAAAATAAAAggtaatttttttacagtgcagtcCCACTTACTCACATTGCTGTTGCATTGTTGCGAGTCGATGCTGCACTGGTCACTCGTCcacaaatatgaatgattatgATTTGATGACTAATTGATTCAAGGCGTAACGACACACAGGTTTGAATCCCGCCATTGATGGTCAATAGGCAATATTGATGAGAAACAGATTAGTTTTTTTCAGTTAACATAAATAGATCTATATATCTAGTCAAATGTTTACCtaattcatcatgttcattgcaatgaatgaaatgaatgagaATAATAACTAAACTGAACAACATATATCATGAATTTGCTGATATGAGGGATTGGTCATTACATCGGATGTGCTTTAGTTCTAATCAAGTCCCTCATAGATCAGgtctccgtaacacaaagattagcgatcaatcgctaaatgaactgatcAATCAACGTTACAcacgcatttggtttaaaatactgaccagggtcagggaccaatcagtgcggttcttacatatttgcaatccatcgcaaacctttgtgttacggagccctggagtTAGAATAGGTATTATTTTTTAGCTTtagatctttttttatttagaattgAAAGGGCAACAGTTTCTCATTTTGTAGGTTTTGTAGTGCAGATCAACATAAAATTGGTCAAgcttttttattatgtttttctttttttgtttgaaaattgcATAagttgcaaattacgtaaaggATCACTCACTAATGCGAAATTTGTGTATAGAAGAGTTGagtttttatatgaaataatcaaCATTGTTTTAATTTCCGGCATTTCACATTCTTTTAAAACCACATTTTAAGCTAAGAACAAGTGAATTGGAACCAAAGTGATTGAGGTGTAGTGTAGGAAGGAATTTCCATCAaaaatttgtttctttgttttcaaacttgATAGGTCTTAGAAGTCTATTTTTAATTGCATTgttaaattttaacttttgtatcattatttcttaaAAGTCTTGAAATGTATCTCTATGTTTCACATGCGGTGGTGATTTGACAGACCCCAGCTTCGTTTGATATTGCACTCACTTGTTCAAATGTCAGTGTGTGCGAGAGCCACCAAATTGCAATGTGATTTGTGACCCAAAACATACacagggctcgaattaagaatttaaaggggcaaggccatttttaaaagggcacttaagggaaagggcaggcagttttcactttatgggacatccaaggccaccaaaaaaagggcatcaataataaatgcacttttcaatGGGGCACATGCACTGGAATACCacagggcaccaaggccacagcaaaaaagggcagttattttggccttaagtctacaaatatttgaaagggcatcaaggccatttctgagggcatctaaggccatggccttggatggccttggattaattcgagccctgCATACAGAAGCTATTCACACCCTCTTCATACTCAAATCCACTGCCGATTAAAGACAACACAGAAGTTTCAGAACTGACATTTCTAGAGCTGGGTGTAGAGATTATTAGTCTTCTTACGcgtttcattgttttattttctagtgAGATTGGATGTAATATCTGTAAGTCCTGCAAGAAAGTGGTTTACTGCAATAAAAGCTGTCAGGTAAGTGAATATGATCTCACAAGGCACCTTACCAAACATCTGAGgcatgtcttacaaagagttacaattgatccaatcaatcggaagtatggaaagccagcaatgtctgCATCTTGTTTAAACgaattctagatatgatgtatattcatcgatttcttgacaatttggtgtgttctcctttgtttacaaaggacattttgcaaatttactttaaaaaaaattaatgacactgatggatttccacagagatacaattgattggatcaatccaattttcctccaaaaaataccccccccccttttgaaaaatcctggatccacccctgttAACATCATACACTTTTGCATATCAAAAGGATGATTTTCATACAGCATTAGCACTCTTGACATTTTAATGCACAtaacattttattgtttgtccgattgTTCTCAAAATTAGTTGATATTACAGGAATAACTTTTCCTAccaaattttattatcaaattgattagcatttttggtcacaaTACAAAGTTCTCAATTAAGTTCAGTACAGTCCTTTGTAAAACTCAAAACACACAAGATTTTTTGGGCAGCAGTCTTTGAAAAATATGGAGCAGATTGCAATGTGATACCACAAAATTATTCCTTGTATTATTCTTTACTGTTTCTGCAATTCTGTTTTTATACAAGCTGATTTGTTTGAAGGTTTTCATTCTTCTTTGAATTCCTTTAGGATGCAGACAGTAAAGAGCATCGCTATGAATGTAAAGTGTTACAAGGGAAGGCTAGAGATGACCTTACTCTCAGGCTACTCACAAAGCTCATCTTGAAAAGCAAGGTACTGGTACTTCAGATTTTAACATGGCTTAGCTTGTAacttttatttcagtttttactgcTCAAGTCGTAAGTTTTTTCCTGAACCCTTTTACATAGttgaaaacatatttgaaatttaattttttgaaatacataaCTTATAACATATATTCGCCTATATCATCAGTCAATGTAATGATATTTGCAAGTTAAATGACTTTTATTTTATAGGGACAGCACAGCatatcatattgaatgaggTCGGTCTAATGTTCATGCTACGATGATGGTGCTGCTTTTCACGGGAAATCTGTATTGCTTGCTTGTAAATtccacttttatttgtttttcttctcattACCAGAAATGCAAGTTTCAGAAATCCAACCGGTCACTTAATGAATTTCCCTCATCATTCAGGGACCTTTGTTCATGTAAGTTGGCTTTATTTGATATGCTTCATCATCTCAAAAATTGCTTTAAGTTACCCAAAATGAATGGAGAACTTTTTTAgccttagaaaaaaaaacagattacAAAATGACTTGATTCAAATCCACTAGGGATGAAAAGAACTAAGGAATTTACAAAGTTTGAACTTTAAGGTTCACTcttacatgaaatatatatactgtGCAAGATCTGTTGAAAACTCTTtcccacaatttttttttaaaaagctaTCTTGCAATGAGATGTTAGGAAAATTAATCCCTGAACTGAGTATTGAAAAAGTTATAATGTGCATATTATACAGCAATGCTAGAAAGTTAGTAAACCCCACCACAATATACACTCCTtaatgctgagtgttgaatgtagacaacaacactacaattTTCTGTGAGCCCAcagaaacaaattttatttaatgtaatattttatcacctgacttcagaatTAAGTCTCTATACCATgacagaacttgaacacttctAAATATGATCATTTTATGGCGGTTTTAACTgactttttagcaccactgtacatGCCTGTAATTAGGGTTCTATTACAAATTGAACATAAGTTCTtacaaaactaaataaaaatattaaaattgataCTGGATTGAATTCTCCTTTGTTATAGCGAAACTCTCTTTGAAGGCTCGGGAGTGTACCCTGAGATTGTTCCGCCGTTATGAGAAAAGCTGGAGGAGCAAACTTAGAAGCCATCTTTCACCATTTCAAGGTGAAGAGGTTCTGGATACCTATGAAAAACTGAGTATCAATACCTTCTCTATGTATGATGAGATGAAGAGGGTTATCATTGGACAAGCTCTTTACATCAGGTAACTTTCTTGAAGACCCCGTCACATTGTTCCGTGTAAGCCGTGCAGGTGAGTTTAGGTGATTGCCTACAACTCACCAGTAACAAAGGTTTGAGCATGTTCAAGACTATTCCACATCCAAATCAGACTTGGGTGTGCATGTGCAGACAACTGTGTGTGAGATACTGTCAAATTGGGCGACATGCGGGTAGCAAAAATAGTTACCCGCAAGGCTTGCATGGAACATTGTGACAGGGCCTTTACCAAGTTATTTTGATCTGTACTCAAAACAATGATTGTGGTGACTATCTGATGTCTGTAATCAATCGGTATAATGCaaacctgccaaccagtacgtttttggcgtataataataataatgataatataggatatttatattgcgcacatatccaccttgttaggtgctcaaggcgctcctatattacccggctaagctaggcgttcatagcgcacacagcttcttaaggaattacttcctaccggtacccatttacctcacctgggttgagtgcagcacattgtggatcagtttcttgctgaaggaaattacgccatggctgggattcgaacccacgaccctctgtttcaaagtccgaacactaatccactgggccacaacgctccacatatctAGTATCTAGTACGTATCTAGTACGTCTTTACAACCAAAATACTGCAGTAcgttttttcttataaaaaatacgttttaaaaaacttttatttaattttttttgttttttacaaaattgtaatttattgagaaaaatcatctctattatgtctctatttcataaaacttacacaaatatggttattagatcaatgtaatttaaggtaacttattttgttttcaatcattttgttaaaaccagggtgagatagaTATACACACGTTTAAATATTGGTtgtttttcatctgcaagagcagtgcgcattttagcttgcatgcagcttgagggCCATGATGAGCGAGTGTGccatgcattttattatgaaaaacactattttggggaaaataaactttttttatcacAGGATACAagtttcattcccagaggtagGCAGGTCTGGTAAAGAGTGATCTGttattcttatattttcttGTGATATATCCTAGATAAACTTGCTGATTTGTGATGCCCTCAATTATTTGATTCAATGAGATTTTCACATACCCTGGTATGCACATTCTCCACCCCAAGAGGATTGTTCCAGTATGACTACACTAGCATTTACAGTGCTGAGCATTGGCAATTTATCAGAACTTAACAGATTCAGTCAGGTTTGCCTACATACAATATATGCATACACATTCTCTACTCCTGGGGGAGTATTCCATTACATCACCACGTGAGGCACCTACACATACAGTGCTAAGCATCAACAATATATCTAAAAGCTGTACTATATAAATTACTGTGATCAGATTTATTTGGGTTTATCCACATACAATGCATGAACCTTCTCTACTCCTGGGGGAGATTTCAGCATGATGCCATGAAGGTACCTTCGGTGCTTAGCACCAACATTATATCTCAAAACTGTACCGTTAGAGCAGTCATCGGATCCAATCGGCTTTACCCAAATACCTTACTTGAACATAAcataaagataaaaatgaaaaatcatttgaatCTTACTGGGttcaaaggtcaaaaggtcaatgaacttacatGCAAGAAAGAGTGTCTATGTTACAGTAACACCAATGAAACCGTCTCCAAACTGACCGATGGAACGCCGTTGGAAATAACATAAAAGCTTTGGTTTTTTTTGCTGGTGTGGCTTATGAGACATAAGCAGACGTGCCAACCGTTCCCTTTTTAGAGTATTTtgtccctctttttttttgctctaaatacaccaatacttttttgtatgatgtgttattttaaaaaaatttctgaTCATGGAGTGTGTATTATACACAGCGTGTGACGCTAGCGCCGGTCTGACAGTCCCAGACCAGTAAAACTCATTGTCGGGTCGGTAACTTGTTTTaagaaaagaacaagtaaattcttGCCTACGAGCACATGTTTAAAAGGATGAATTATCTAGTTTTCAAGTAgagtcatttcacatgtttttttcaTCGATCTCACTACAACAGGTTGGCGATTGTTACTTTGAGACAAATTTTTAAGAATActctttcttgtaaaaaaattttttttccttaaaggtattgtttaactttgtgagcagctggtttaaaaaaattctcaaaccaagatgaaacatgtgtacaagtgcatgtattagaacttataaaccctgaaaacaacaattattgtgaataaaaagctaaaactacaaggcaaaccccgattttgtaaataggcgtcttatagacacctaaatagtacacataagtgtatgggatgaaattaagatggtgtttccggtcactttacatttcaatttttgaagcactaaataatcattttcgaacgcaattttttctgggcttcatttttggaacatatcacagacacaggtgacaagtgtgaccttctaccTCAGagttttttaaagtaaaaccaacgttaaccaatcactttaaaagaATACTTTTATTGTTTGTAGAAGGTTGTCAGGTCTGCATAAGACTTTAACTTCTAAGAATTTGTGGAATGTCAGTTGTGGGTGCATCGTGGACAGGTGGTTCTGACTCTcccctttcaaacagagggtcgtgggttcaaatcctagccatggtgtgttttccttcagcaaaaaatttatccacacaCACTGCTGGAATCTACCCagttgaggtgaatgggtaccaggtagAATAAaatccttgcatgcactgagctgCGATGATGGTAGCTAAActtgggtaataataatagcagcgctttgtattcTCAGGCGAAATGtactttataaatccagctattattattatattattatgattattataaaaCTTTCATATCTGTTCTGTTTTtctatttgtatacatgtagagcTTCTATGTTCAACCATAGCTGTGAACCTAATTGT encodes:
- the LOC121429269 gene encoding histone-lysine N-methyltransferase ASHR1-like isoform X2: MKMGVLVEVFSPDSLKGRGVRAVSSIKAGTCVLEDEPYVYILNEEQLQLRCGHCLRALSIENKSEIGCNICKSCKKVVYCNKSCQDADSKEHRYECKVLQGKARDDLTLRLLTKLILKSKKCKFQKSNRSLNEFPSSFRDLCSSKLSLKARECTLRLFRRYEKSWRSKLRSHLSPFQGEEVLDTYEKLSINTFSMYDEMKRVIIGQALYIRASMFNHSCEPNCTFVFDGTRLTVRAIRNIQIGEECCISYMSSLLPTSLRQDKLRSTYGFICQCPRCLDIERDNLMLCIKCPNENCFGPVLPNQDGLFQTCNNCNTEVTSTEHSTAVSRVEAFSEGVLEEVKKVHRDTVESNSNSENDNRLVVILKQCLKEQSSLLHQTHHCVMRVRLEIMDACSYYGHWKEALEASKGLLDVLSEHHPS